The sequence ACAACCTGAGAGGAACAGGCTCTTTTGACAATAATAATACCACAAGTCTACTAACTATGTCTAAATTACAGTCTTTGAATTCGTTTCTTTCTGAGTGTTTGACGGCGGCGACAGTGGAGATTTTTGGGGCAGTTGAGAAAGTCGTAACTGAGTACCAGGATGTGATCTCACGATCTAAAGAGGAGAATGATCGTCTACGGAGACAATTTGGGATTACACCGGGTATAAAACTATGTACAATAGGTTTGTGTGTAGATCCCATTTACTCACTTAATATACTGTTTAGGCTATCAGCTATTATCATTTCATTATCTTTTTAGTTTAGCTTTCACCATGCATGATTATTTTGTTGATTTTGCAAAAATAATGTGTACTTAGGCATGTCTGCGCCTATAATTTCTTCCATCCAGACTCCCagcagctctctctccctgtctctgaagAGGAGTTTCCCCCTGAGCAAAAACACTGTGAGCAGGAGTGGTGCCCTAGTCTGGGACAAGAGGAACCAGGGCACATACTGATTAAAGAGGAACTGAGGACCAgccaggaggaagagcagtttCAAGGGCCGAAGGGTAATACCATAGAGTTTATATTTAGTTCTCCCTGTGTGAAAAGTGAATGGGATCAGGAAGCCATCAGCCACTGCTCAGCTGTAATTAGTGACCAAGTAAACAGTCCACCATTGGATCCCGAACCAACATTGGGGGAATACTGTTCTAAACTCAGTACCATGTCTAAAAAATCTCACTGCTGCTGTGACTGCGGCAAAGTATTTGCTCTAAAAGCTGACCTTCAGAGGCATGTGACTCTCGCCAGGGAAAGACCCGTTGAGTGCCCCTACAACTCCTCCAGTAAACTGAAGGCCCATGTCCCACTCTGTCACGGTGGGAACCCCTGCCTTGTTTGTGGCAAGACCTTTAAAAACAGAGCACATCTATCCCAGCACATGAGGATTCATACACGGGAGAGGCCATttagctgtggtgactgtgggaaaTGCTTCTATAGCGAGGGGCTGCTGAATGTGCATATACAGACTCATAAaggagagaaaccatttagcTGTGGATACTGCGGGAAAAGCTTCTATCAGAAAGGGAACCTAACCCAACATGTACgtactcacacaggagagagaccatTTAGCTGTGGTAGCTGCGGAAAGAAATTCAGTCGAAAAACACACCTGAACAGGCATATACTGACTCGCACAG comes from Oncorhynchus gorbuscha isolate QuinsamMale2020 ecotype Even-year linkage group LG24, OgorEven_v1.0, whole genome shotgun sequence and encodes:
- the LOC124012005 gene encoding oocyte zinc finger protein XlCOF6.1-like, encoding MSKLQSLNSFLSECLTAATVEIFGAVEKVVTEYQDVISRSKEENDRLRRQFGITPDSQQLSLPVSEEEFPPEQKHCEQEWCPSLGQEEPGHILIKEELRTSQEEEQFQGPKGNTIEFIFSSPCVKSEWDQEAISHCSAVISDQVNSPPLDPEPTLGEYCSKLSTMSKKSHCCCDCGKVFALKADLQRHVTLARERPVECPYNSSSKLKAHVPLCHGGNPCLVCGKTFKNRAHLSQHMRIHTRERPFSCGDCGKCFYSEGLLNVHIQTHKGEKPFSCGYCGKSFYQKGNLTQHVRTHTGERPFSCGSCGKKFSRKTHLNRHILTRTGKKQHGCSVCGRKFTGNAYLLKHVDKVHK